A single region of the Mercenaria mercenaria strain notata chromosome 6, MADL_Memer_1, whole genome shotgun sequence genome encodes:
- the LOC123550368 gene encoding GTP-binding protein GEM-like: protein MEHFRRGEEMTSSKDDTSFVYDILSEGHLQATAHRSRSYSMHVNRPLVHDNSAKNRKGRPRRMSLPANVTRLHKERRSKVAAENEPGQTKVHEMDEEEETWLSRNRRARSFKEHSEKIECQQRRIRSFKTTSKGLVNRGDSFEVKLEEDYNIMDAPTTTPDSTHHTNAIRQHITNKYHHDKSYFRVLLTGARDVGKTSLIEQFAPPHFLAQSEGDRTVTLQVDGEKSTLEFVQSEDFQDQDENLEIDAFVVVYCITDRATFDIAIDLLTHIRDEVGSNKAIILVGNKSDLERKRTISQEEGRSAADACGCKYIELSAALNHRVDELLVGIHKQIKLKSEADNEETESRIPKAKERRSSFKRTKRFLEKVFHRHSSKDKTTENLYVE, encoded by the exons ATGGAGCATTTCCGTCGTGGGGAGGAGATGACATCTAGTAAGGACGATACTTCGTTTGTTTATGATATACTATCTGAGGGACATTTACAGGCTACTGCACATAGATCTAGATCATATTCAATGCATGTAAACAGACCTTTAGTACATGATAACAGCGCAAAGAATAGAAAAGGTCGGCCTCGTAGGATGAGTTTGCCTGCAAATGTAACAAGACTTCATAAGGAACGACGCTCAAAAGTAGCAGCAGAGAACGAACCTGGACAGACAAAAGTTCATGAAATGGATGAAGAGGAAGAGACATGGTTAAGTAGAAATAGGAGAGCAAGATCATTCAAAGAACATTCTGAAAAGATTGAATGTCAACAGAGAAGAATTAGGTCATTTAAAACTACGTCTAAAGGTCTGGTAAATCGCGGTGACTCCTTTGAAGTAAAACTGGAAGAGGACTATAATATAATGGATGCACCAACCACAACACCGGATTCTACACATCATACAAATGCTATTCGTCAACATATTACTAACAAATATCATCATGACAAGAGTTATTTCAGAGTTTTGTTGACAGGCGCCCGAGATGTTGGAAAGACTTCTCTTATAGAACAGTTTGCTCCGCCTCATTTTCTAG ctcAGTCAGAGGGTGACAGGACTGTTACATTGCAAGTAGATGGTGAAAAATCAACATTAGAATTTGTACAATCAGAAGATTTCCAG GATCAGgatgaaaatttagaaattgaCGCTTTTGTCGTTGTATACTGTATCACAGATAGAGCTACATTTGACATTGCCATAGATCTGCTGACGCATATACGGGACGAAGTAGGATCAAATAAGGCTATAATCCTTGTTGGTAACAAATCCGACCTTGAACGTAAGAGGACTATTAGTCAGGAAG aaGGACGATCTGCTGCGGATGCATGCGGTTGTAAATACATTGAACTTTCTGCAGCTCTCAACCATCGTGTGGATGAACTACTTGTTGGtatacataaacaaataaaacttaaatcTGAAGCTGACAATGAGGAAACTGAGAGTAGAATTCCGAAAGCGAAAGAGAGAAGGAGTTCATTTAAGAGGACTAAACGTTTCCTCGAAAAAGTATTTCATAGACACAGTAGTAAAGACAAAACGACGGAAAATCTGTATGTCgaatga